The Anopheles merus strain MAF chromosome 2L, AmerM5.1, whole genome shotgun sequence genome has a segment encoding these proteins:
- the LOC121592792 gene encoding 2-oxoglutarate dehydrogenase, mitochondrial-like isoform X1: MHRARTALHMVNPMGQQNFGSFLLKKQASKLTTELVAASSVKLYNSAAAEPFLNGSSSNYIDDMYNAWLRDPASVHASWDAYFRNNSYAAPPSLAPVPKNHVPAAQYLGSSLPAVAGAGAAVGGRIDDKLIDDHLAVQAIIRSYQIRGHNVARLDPLGINSADLDDKTPPELLYSSYRFVHQRILECVSNEDRQLLLGMKEADMERVFKLPSTTFIGGKEKFLPLREILGRLEKAYCNKIGVEFMFINSLEQCNWIRERFETPNIMTYTNEEKRLILARLTRATGFEAFLAKKFSSEKRFGLEGCEIMIPAMKEVIDVSTRLGVESIIMGMPHRGRLNVLANVCRKPLHQIFTQFAGLEAADDGSGDVKYHLGTYIERLNRVTNKNIRLAVVANPSHLEAVDPVVQGKTRAEQFYRGDGEGKKVMSILLHGDAAFCGQGVVFETMHLSDLPDYTTHGTIHIVVNNQIGFTTDPRHSRSSPYCTDVARVVNAPIFHVNGDDPEAVMHVCKVAAEWRATFHKDVIIDIVSYRRNGHNEIDEPMFTQPLMYKKIRGTKPALDIYANQLITEGVVTAEEVKSVKDKYEKICEEAFEQAKIETHIKYKDWIDSPWSGFFEGKDPLKVAPTGVIEETLVHIGNRFSSPPPNAAEFVIHKGLLRVLAARKEMLENKTIDWALAEAMAFGSLLKEGIHVRLSGQDVERGTFSHRHHVLHHQTVDKATYRPLCHLYPDQAPYTVCNSSLSEFGVLGFELGYSMTNPNALVCWEAQFGDFNNTAQCIIDQFVSSGQAKWVRQSGLVMLLPHGMEGMGPEHSSARVERFLQMCSDDPDYFPPESEEFAIRQLHDINWIVANCSTPGNYFHLLRRQIALPFRKPLIVLTPKSLLRHPECRSNFSEMTDGTEFKRLIPDALTAENPNQVKRVIFCTGRVYYDLLKARRDRKLDHDIAISRIEQISPFPYDLVKAECAKYPNAELVWAQEEHKNQGCWTYVQPRFDTAINSTRDFSAQEEKLVQQKTSQGFNIPQGTFNSPTSGSAASKGRKVRISSRPLSYVGRPCGASTATGSKAQHLKELKNLLDDAMAL, from the exons ATGCATCGCGCAAGAACGGCTCTCCATATGGTGAACCCGATGGGTCAGCAGAACTTTGGCTCGTTTCTGCTAAAGAAACAAGCCTCCAAG CTGACCACGGAACTGGTTGCCGCCTCGTCCGTAAAGCTGTACAACTCCGCCGCAGCAGAACCATTCCTGAATGGTTCGTCGTCAAACTACATCGACGATATGTACAATGCGTGGCTGCGGGATCCGGCCTCCGTGCATGCG TCCTGGGATGCATATTTCCGCAACAATTCCTACGCAGCACCACCGAGCCTAGCGCCGGTGCCGAAGAATCATGTCCCCGCCGCACAGTATCTCGGCAGCTCGCTGCCAGCCGTGGCCGGCGCTGGCGCCGCCGTCGGTGGACGTATCGACGATAAGCTCATTGATGATCATCTTGCAGTGCAAGCCATCATTCGTAGCTATCAG ATCAGAGGGCATAATGTGGCCCGTCTTGACCCGCTCGGCATCAATAGTGCAGACCTGGACGATAAAACTCCACCGGAGTTGCTGTACTCGTCCTACCGTTTCG TACACCAACGGATCTTGGAGTGTGTAAGCAATGAAGAtcggcagctgctgctggggatGA AGGAAGCCGACATGGAGCGCGTCTTCAAGCTGCCGAGCACGACGTTCATCGGTGGCAAGGAAAAGTTCCTGCCGCTGCGCGAAATTCTCGGCCGGCTGGAGAAGGCGTACTGCAACAAAATCGGCGTCGAGTTCATGTTCATCAACTCGCTCGAGCAGTGCAACTGGATCCGCGAGCGCTTCGAAACGCCCAACATCATGACGTACACGAACGAGGAGAAGCGTCTCATTCTGGCCCGTCTGACGCGTGCGACCGGGTTCGAGGCGTTCCTGGCGAAGAAGTTCTCGTCCGAGAAGCGGTTCGGTCTGGAGGGCTGCGAGATCATGATTCCCGCGATGAAGGAGGTGATCGACGTGTCGACCCGGCTCGGCGTCGAGTCGATCATCATGGGCATGCCGCATCGTGGCCGCCTGAACGTGCTGGCCAACGTGTGCCGCAAGCCGCTGCACCAGATCTTTACGCAGTTCGCTGGTCTGGAGGCGGCCGATGAT GGCTCCGGTGATGTGAAGTACCATCTCGGCACGTACATCGAGCGTCTGAACCGTGTGACGAACAAGAACATTCGGCTGGCGGTCGTCGCCAACCCGTCCCATCTGGAGGCGGTCGATCCGGTGGTGCAGGGCAAGACGCGGGCGGAGCAGTTCTACCGCGGCGACGGCGAGGGCAAGAAGGTAATGTCGATCCTGCTGCACGGTGATGCTGCGTTCTGCGGCCAGGGTGTGGTGTTCGAGACGATGCACTTGTCCGACCTGCCCGACTACACCACGCACGGTACGATCCACATCGTGGTGAACAACCAGATCGGCTTCACGACCGATCCGCGCCACTCGCGCTCGTCGCCGTACTGTACGGATGTGGCGCGCGTCGTCAATGCACCCATCTTCCACGTGAACGGAGACGACCCGGAGGCGGTGATGCACGTGTGCAAGGTGGCGGCCGAATGGCGTGCCACCTTCCACAAGGACGTGATCATCGACATCGTGAGCTACCGGCGCAACGGACACAACGAGATCGATGAGCCGATGTTCACGCAGCCGCTGATGTACAAGAAGATCCGCGGCACCAAGCCGGCGCTGGACATCTACGCCAACCAGCTGATCACCGAGGGTGTGGTGACGGCCGAGGAGGTGAAGAGCGTGAAGGACAAGTACGAGAAGATCTGCGAGGAGGCGTTCGAGCAGGCCAAGATCGAAACGCACATCAAGTACAAGGATTGGATCGATTCGCCGTGGTCGGGCTTCTTCGAGGGTAAGGACCCGCTGAAGGTGGCCCCGACCGGTGTGATCGAGGAGACGCTGGTGCACATTGGCAACCGGTTCTCGTCGCCACCGCCGAACGCGGCCGAATTCGTCATCCACAAGGGTTTGCTGCGTGTGCTGGCCGCCCGCAAGGAGATGCTGGAGAACAAGACGATCGACTGGGCGCTGGCGGAAGCGATGGCGTTCGGCTCGCTGCTGAAGGAGGGCATCCACGTGCGCCTGTCCGGCCAGGACGTGGAGCGTGGCACCTTCTCGCACCGGCACCACGTGCTGCACCATCAGACGGTGGACAAGGCGACGTACCGGCCGCTGTGCCACCTGTACCCGGACCAGGCACCGTACACCGTCTGCAACAGCTCGCTGTCCGAATTCGGTGTGCTCGGATTCGAGCTCGGCTACTCGATGACCAACCCGAACGCGCTCGTCTGCTGGGAGGCGCAGTTCGGCGACTTCAACAACACCGCACAGTGCATTATCGACCAGTTCGTGTCGTCCGGCCAGGCCAAATGGGTGCGCCAGAGCGGtctggtgatgctgctgccccACGGCATGGAGGGCATGGGCCCGGAGCATTCGTCGGCCCGCGTCGAGCGGTTCCTGCAGATGTGCTCGGACGATCCCGACTACTTCCCGCCCGAGTCGGAGGAGTTTGCCATCCGGCAGCTGCACGACATCAACTGGATCGTGGCGAACTGCTCCACCCCCGGCAACTACTTCCATCTGCTGCGGCGCCAGATTGCGCTGCCGTTCCGCAAGCCGCTGATCGTGCTGACGCCCAAGTCGCTGCTGCGTCATCCGGAGTGCAGGAGCAACTTCAGCGAGATGACCGATGGAACTGAGTTCAAGCG ATTGATTCCGGATGCACTGACCGCCGAAAACCCGAACCAGGTGAAGCGTGTCATCTTCTGTACCGGCCGTGTGTACTACGACCTGCTGAAGGCGCGCCGTGACCGCAAGCTGGATCACGACATTGCTATCAGCCGCATCGAACAG ATTTCGCCCTTCCCGTACGATCTGGTGAAGGCCGAGTGCGCCAAATACCCGAACGCTGAGCTGGTCTGGGCCCAGGAGGAACACAAGAACCAGGGCTGCTGGACGTACGTGCAGCCGCGCTTCGACACCGCGATCAACTCGACCCGTGATTTCAG CGCGCAAGAAGAAAAGCTTGTGCAGCAGAAAACCAGCCAAGGATTCAATATCCCGCAGGGTACCTTTAACTCTCCGACGAGCGGTTCCGCGGCCAGCAAGGGTCGCAAAGTGCGAATCTCATCGCGACCACTTAG CTATGTTGGACGTCCTTGTGGTGCATCTACTGCAACGGGCTCGAAGGCCCAACACTTGAAGGAATTGAAAAATCTGCTGGACGACGCGATGGCCTTGTAA